Below is a window of Geomonas oryzisoli DNA.
AAAGCTTCCTGAAGGAGATCGGCGCGGAAGGGACCGTGCTGGCGAAGTTCCCCTCCACGCTGCTGGAGAAGAAGCTGGCCCGCCACCCGTTCTACGACCAGGATTCCATCATCCTCCTGGGTGAGCATGTCACCCTGGAAGCCGGTACCGGCTGCGTCCACACCGCCCCCGGCCACGGCCAGGAAGACTACGAGCTCGGCCTTGCGTCCGGTCTCGACATCTACAACCCGGTCGACAACCGCGGCCGCTTCTACGAGAACATCGAGTTCTTCGGCGGCCAGTTCGTGTTCGACGCCAACAAGAACGTCATCGAGAAGCTGATCGAGGTGGGTGCCCTTCTGGGTTCCAAGGAGATCTCGCACTCCTACCCGCACTGCTGGCGCTGCAAGAAGCCGGTCATCTTCCGCGCCACCGAGCAGTGGTTCATCTCCATGCAGAAGAACGACCTGCGCGGCCGGGCGCTGACCGAGATCAACAACGTGAACTGGATCCCGAAGTGGGGGCGTGAGCGCATCTACGGCATGATCGAGAACCGCCCGGACTGGTGCGTTTCCCGTCAGCGCTCCTGGGGCGTGCCCATCGCCGCCTTCTACTGCAAGAGCTGCGGGCACGTGCTCGCCGACGGCACGATCATGCACCGCGTGGCCGACCTCTTCGCCGAGCACACCTCCGACATCTGGTACGACTGGGATGCCGCCAAGTTCCTGCCGGAAGGGACTACCTGCCCCTCCTGCGGCAAGAACGAATTCGAGAAGGAAGGCGACATTCTCGACGTCTGGTTCGACTCCGGCACCTCGCACGCCGCCGTGCTCGAGCTGCGCGACAATCTCGGTTCGCCGGCCGACATGTACCTGGAAGGAAGCGACCAGCACCGCGGCTGGTTCCACTCCTCGCTTTTGGCCAGCGTCGGCACCCGCGGCCGCGCCCCCTACAAGAACGTGCTCACCCACGGCTTCGTCATGGACGGCGCCGGCCGCAAGATGAGCAAGTCCGTGGGCAACGTGGTGGCACCCGAGGACGTCATCAAGAAGTTCGGCGCCGACGTGCTGCGTCTGTGGGTCGCCGCGCAGGACTACCGCGACGATCTGCGCATCTCCCAGGAGATCCTGACCCGGCTCTCCGAGAGCTACCGCCGCATCAGGAACACCTGCCGTTACATCCTGGGCAACATCCACGACTTCAACCCCGACACCGACTGCGTCGCTTACGCCGACATGCCGGAGCTGGACCGCTGGGCCATGCACCAGCTGGAACTCTTGAAGGAGAAGGTGCTTGCCTCCTACACCGACAGCGAGTTCCACATCCTCTACCACGCGGTGAACGGCTTCTGCACCGTCGAGATGAGCGCCTTCTACCTCGACATCCTCAAGGACCGCGTCTATACCTCCAAGGGCGATTCGCTGGCCAGGAGAAGCGGCCAGACCGTGATGTACAAGATCCTGGACGCGCTGGTGCGCATGGTGGCGCCGGTACTCTCCTTCACCGCCGAGGAAGTCTGGGCCGAGATGCCGGGCACTCGCGAAGAGAGCGTGCATCTGGCGCTCTTCCCGGCGCTTACCCCGGAGGTCAAGGACGAGGCGCTGGCCGCCCGCTGGGAGAAGATCATCAAGATCCGCTCCGAAGTTTCCAAGGCGCTCGAGCTCGCCCGCGTCAAGAAGGTGATCGGCCACTCCCTCGACGCCGCCGTCGCCATCAAGGCTACCGGCGACACCGCGGCGTTCCTCAAGGATTACGAGGCGCAGCTTGCCGAGATCTTCATCGTTTCCAAGGCTGGACTGGTCGGCGAACTGGCCGGCGACGTCTACGTGGCGGAAGGGATCGAAGGGCTGGAGGTGGGTGTGAGCGCGGCTCCCGGCGAGAAATGCGAGCGCTGCTGGTGCTACAGCGAGGAACTCGGCAAGGATGCCGAGCACGCGGGCATTTGCCCGAAATGTCTTGCGGCCGTGAAATAAACTACCTTCATCACTCCCCCTCCCCCCTTGCGGGGGAGGGTTGGGGTGGGGGGGAAGGTGCCACCTGCGACGATGTTGGCTGCTTCACCCACCCCCCAGCCCCCTCCCGTCAAGGGAGGGGGGGCGATTGCAACCTAGGGATCCTATGAAACCAAAATACATCATCCTCGCGGCGGTATCGGCGCTGGTACTGGTGCTGGACCAGTTGAGCAAGCTCTACATCGACAGGACCATGACCCTGCACAGCTCCTATCCCGTCATAGAGGGGCTCTTCAACATCACCTATCTGCGCAACAAGGGGGCCGCCTTCGGCATCCTGGCCACTTCGAGCTACCGGCTTCCGTTCTTCCTGCTGGTCTCGAGCATCGCGGTCATCGTGATCCTGGTGGCGGTCGGCAAGCTGCGGGACGACCAGACCCTGAACGTCGCCTCTTTGTCGCTGATCTTCTCGGGAGCGCTCGGCAACATGATCGACCGGGTCCGTCTGGGCGAGGTCATCGACTTCCTCGATGTGCATTGGAAGGGGCATCACTGGCCCGCCTTCAACATCGCCGACTCCGCCATCTGCGTCGGCGTCTTCATCCTGGCCATCGACATGATCCTCGAGGAGCGCAGGGAAAAGAAGAACCCGCCCACTCAGGACGCACACTGACCGTTTCCTTTCATAAAAGGGGACTGGCTCCGCTAGGTGCCAGTCCCCTTTGTTTTTGATGAAGCTGGCGGAGCTGAGAGAAGCGTTCCGCTAAAGGGACAGGCACCTGACGGAGCCTGTCCCTTCTCCCTACCTAGCCGTTCTCCTCCAACAACCTGGTGAACAACTCCCTGATCTCGTTGGGCAGGCGTCGGGCCTTCATCTCCGGACTCACGCAGGCCAGCGTCACCTTGGCCTCCACCAGCAACTTGTCGTCTTCCTTTCTCACCACCTGCTGCGCCACCGTGAACGAGCTGTTCTTCAGCGTCGCGATCTGGGTGCGCACCACCAGCAGGTCGTCCAGCCGCGCCGGTGCGCGGAAGCTGGCGTCGATGTGGACTACCGGGAAGATGATCCCCATGTCGTGCATCTCGCGGACCGATAGCCCGTGCGTCCTGAGAAACTCCGTCCTCGCCCTTTCCATGTAGCTTATGTAGTTGGAGTGGTACACCACCCCGCCTGCGTCGGTGTCTTCGTAGTAAATACGTACTTCCAATGCGACCTCCAAAAAAAATCATTTACAGGGATAAAAGGGATAAAAGGGATAAAGGCCTTTAAGGCATAAAGGACTTGGGTCTCAAACCAAAAAATTGGGTTTTAGATCTTATCCCCTGTATCCCTTTTATCCCTGTTAATTGCCTTTGGTGTTTTCCTCGCCCAGAATCCTGCCGTACACCTCGCGCACGGCCTCGGTCACCCGCTCGTAATCCGCCATGAGCGCCTGTCCGGGGTTCTTCAACATGGGGTCGTAGCCGAGCCTCCTCGCGAGCTTGTTCAGGTATTTGAGCGGCCCGCCCAGGTCGTTCATCGAGTAGTCGTGGATGATCCTCAGCCGGTTCTCGAGGCGGCGCAGGAAGCGGTACCCTTCGGCAAGCGATTGGTAATCCGGCTCGGAAACGATGCCGAGCATGCGCATGGCATCGAGGGCTTCCAGTGAGTTGCAACTGCGGATCTCGCGGTGCTCGCAGCCGTACTTCAATTGCAGGAACTGGATGATGAACTCGACATCGACCATGCCGCCGCGACCGGTCTTGATGTTGTAGCTCCCGGTCGATTCCTTGGCGAGCTCGTTCTCCATGCGCATCCTGAGCCGGTGGATCTCCTTGCGCACGTTATCATCGGCGCTGGCGCCGTAAACCGTCTGCTCGATGACCTGCTCCACCTTTTCCTTCAGCCGCGGGTCGCCGTAGGTCACCCGCGCCTTGGTGAGCGCCTGGCGCTCCCAGATCTGTGCCTCGGTGGCGTGGTAGCTCTGGAAGGATTCCAGGGACGTGACCAGGGGGCCGGCATTCCCCGAAGGACGCAGCCTGGTGTCGATCTTGTAGGCGTACCCCTCGCGGGTCTGGGTGGTCAGCACCAGGATGATCTTCTGTCCGAGTTTCGCGAAGTACTCGCGGTTGGTGATGCTCTTCTCCCCGTCGGTGAACCCCTGCCCGTCGTAGATGTAGATGATGTCCAGGTCGGAGTGGTAGTTCAGCTCGAAACCGCCCAGTTTACCCATGGCGACGATGGCGAATGCGGCCTGATGCCTGGTGCCGTCCTCCTCGACGACGATGGGGCGGCCGAAACGGGCCAGCTCTCCGGTCGCTATGCAGCAGGCCGCGGCCAGGGTCACGTCGGCCAGGTCGGTTAGCTGCTGCGCCACCTCGGGCTGCTTCATCTTGCCGTAGATGTCGTTCATGCCGATGCGCAGGAACTCCTCGTGGCGGTAGCTCCGCATCGCGTCCAGTTGCTCCTCGAATCCGTCGGCCTGGGTGATGAAACCGTCCAGCTCCTTGGCCATGGCGGCCCGCTCCTTCTGCAGATAGGCGTAGCCGCGCGTGGTCATGCTGTCCAAAAGTTCCGGGTGGCCGATGAAGATCTTGGACAGGAACTCGGACATGCCGAACATGGAGGTGAGGAGCTTCAGGATGTCGCGGTTTTCGGCAAGCAAAGCGTAGATGGAGGAGCGGGTTCTCTGCGAGGAGAGGAAGCGTTCCAGGTTCGCGAGTGCCAGGTCGGGGTCGGGGCTGTGGAAGACCTCCTGCAGGAACAGGGGGGCGATCTTCTCCAGGGTGCGTCTGCCCTGTTCGGTCAGGTTCACCTTGGCGGGGCCGTCGCGCAGCACCAGGAGATTCTGGTAGGCGGCATCGGGGTGCTCGAAGTGGCGCTCCTCGAGCATGTCCTTGATGAGGTCCGGGTCGGCGTTGTGGTCGAAGAAGAAGTGCACCTCGGGGAGCACCTCCTCCTTGATCTTCTCGTCGCGCGACAGGAAGAGGTCGCCGTAGATGGCGGAGACGGCGCGCCGGTGCCCTTCCAGTGTCTCCCGGAACCGGTGCAACCCGTCCTTCCTGAGGTAGCCGCAGCGGCGCGCCAACGCGTGCATTTCCTCGTCCTTTCTGGGCAGGGCGTGGGTCTGTCTCTCCTGCACCACCTGGATCCGGTGCTCGACGGTACGCAGGAAGCGGTAGGCGTCGGAAAGGGCGGTGCAGTCGGCTTCCTTGATGATGCGCGCCTGGTAGAGGGTCTGCAGGGCCTTGAGCGAATTGCGCTCGCGCAGGTGCGGGTTCTTGCCGGCGTAGACCAGTTGCAGCGCCTGGATGAAGAACTCGATCTCCCTGATGCCGCCGCGGCCGAGCTTGATGTTGATCTCCCCTTCCTGGTTCCTGGCCAGGGATGCGTCGATCTTCTTCTTCATCGCCATCATGTCCTCGATCAGGTTGTAATCGAGGTAGCGGCGGTAGATGAACGGGGTGAGCGCGGCGAGGATCCGCTGGCCCAGCTCGATGGAGCCCGCGACGGGGCGGGCCTTCATCATGGCGGCGCGTTCCCAGGACTGGCCCCAGGCCTCGTAGTACACCTCGGCGGAGCGCATGGAGCTGGCGAGGTCCCCGGCCTTGCCGTCGGGCCGCAGCCCCATGTCGACCCGGAACACGAAACCGTCCTCGGTGACCTGGGAGATGGCGCGGCTCACCATTTCCGCGAGCTTGACGAAGAAGGTGTGCAGCGAGAGCTTGTTCTTGAACCCGCCGCGGCCGTCCGGGATGCCGGTGCACTCGCCCTTGTCGGAGGAGTAGAAGTAGATCAGGTCGATGTCGGAGGAGAAGTTGAGCTCCCTGCCGCCGAACTTGCCCATGCCGATGATGGTGAATTCCGCGGGGATCAACCCGTCGGGGCTGTTTTCCATCGGCGTGCCGTGCTCTTGCACCAGTTGGGTGAAGGCGGCCTCGTAGGCTAGTTGCAGCGTGGCCGCGGCCAGTGCCGACAGTTCGCCGGTGACCTCCTCCAGGGTGGCCAGACCGTTCAGGTCCCGTGCGGCGATGCGCAGCATCTCCGCGTACTTGAAGCGGCGCAGGCAGGAGAAGAGATCGGCGTAGCTGGTGCCTGTCGGGACGCGGTCGCGCAGGGCCTGCAGCATCTCGTCCTCGCTGCGGCGCTGCATGATCTCGCGCTCGATGAAGAGACGCCGCAGGTAAGAAGGGTCCCGGCAGATGATGTTGGTGAGGAAAGGGGAGGAGCCGCAGATGTTCATCAGCTGGATGGTGACTGCGCGGCGGGAGCAGATCTCCAGCAGGACCTCGCGCGGCACCACGGTGCTGATACGTTCGAAGCCGTTCAGCGCCATATCGGGAAGCGGGGTGGCGAGTGCGGCGAGCGCCAGTTCGACCAGGCGCTCGCCGGGCAGCATCTCGGAGAGGAGCCGCAGGTTTTCCACCGACCGTGCGCCATAGCTGAAGCCGACCTGTTCCAACTGGTGGGACAGATCAGCTTTGTCCGGCTCGGAGAGCGCGGACAGCAGCAGCGCGGCGAGGTCGGCGAGGCGGCTCATAGTCCGACCAGTGCCTTCAGCTCCCTCTCGTAGTCGCCGCGCACCACCCCTTTTTCAGTGATGATGCCGGTGATGTAGCGGGCGGGGGTGACATCGAAGGCGGGGTTTCTGACCTTGACGCCTTCCGGTGCGATGGTGACGCCCTGCACCTTGGTCACCTCTTCGGGGCTGCGCTCCTCGATGGGGATCTGGTCGCCGTTGGCGAGCTTCAGATCCAGGGTGGAGATCGGTGCGGCCACGTAGAACGGGATCCGGTTCTCCTTGGCGAGGACCGCGACGGAGTAGGTGCCGATCTTGTTGGCGGTGTCGCCGTTGGCCGCGATGCGGTCGGCGCCGACTACGCAGAAGTCGATCTGTCCGCTTTTCATGAGCCAGCCGGCCATGTTGTCGGAGATGAGGGTCACCGGGATGGAATCCTTCATCAGTTCCCAGGCGGTGAGGCGCGCGCCCTGGAGCCAGGGACGGGTTTCGTCCGCGAAGACGCGGATGTTTTTGCCCGCCTCGTGCGCGCCGCGGATGACGCCCAGCGCGGTGCCGTAGCCGGCGGTGGCTAAGCCCCCTGCGTTGCAGTGGGTGAGGATGGAGGCTCCCTCCTTGACCAGTGCGGCGCCGTGGCGGCCGATCTCCTTGCAGATGGCGAGGTCTTCCGCCTCGATGCTGATCGCTTCAGCCTTCAGGATTTCGCGGATCGAGTTGAGGTCGAGTTCCTTGTGCTGCAGCGCCACCCGTTTCATCCGCTCCAGTCCCCAGAACAGGTTGACCGCGGTGGGGCGGGTGCGGCCCAGGACGTCGCAGACGTTTTCGAGTTGGCGGTAGAAGGTGTCGAAGCTGTCGGCGATGATCTCGCGTGCGCCGATAGCGACACCCATGGCGGCGGCGATGCCTATGGCCGGTGCGCCACGGACGACCATGCCGCGGATGGCCTCGGCGACCCCTTTGAAGTCCGTGTACTCGTTGTAGACCTCCTCGGCCGGGAGCCGGGTCTGGTCTATCATGATCACCTTGTTGTCGCGCCACTCAATGGTTCTGAAAGACATTTATTACCTCGAAAAAACAACACCGTCGCACACGGATTTGACGGAAACGTGCGGATAAAGGCGGGTACTTCAAAAACGATTTTGGGTTAAACCAAAAACGATTGATTCTGCCTTTTCCGTTTTTTCCGTTCGATAACACCGTCGCACACGGATTTGACGGAAACGTGCGGATAAAGGCGGGTACTTCAAAAACGATTTTGGGTTAAGCCAAAAAACGATTGATTCTGCCTTTTCCGTTTTTTCCGTTCGATCCGCGTGCGATGCCGTTGACTTTGTTTTTATCCCTTCAACTTCTTCAGCAGAAGCTCGTTCACGACCGCGGGGTTGGCCTTCCCTTTGGAGGCGCGCATGACCTGGCCGACGAAGAAGCCGAAAACGGTCTCCTTGCCGCCACGGTACTGTTCGACCTGGGCCGGGTTGTTGTTTAATACTTCGTCCACCATCGCCTCGATGGCGCCGGTGTCCGATACCTGCACCAGCCCCTTCTCTTCGACGATCTTCTCCGGCGCCTTGCCCGTCTTGTACATCTCGTCGAACACGGTCTTGGCGATCTTGCCGGAGATGGTTCCTTTCTCCATCAGTTTCAACATGTCGGCCAACAGCGCCGGGGTCACCGGACAGTCGGTGATTGAGCGGTTGTTGTCCTCGTTGAGGGCGCGGGAGACCTCCCCCATGACCCAGTTGGAAACCGTCTTCGCCTGCGGGAAGCGGGCGACGGTCTCCTCGTAGTACTGCGCCAGTTCGCGGCTCGATACCAGCACCTCGGCGTCGTACTCGGGAAGCCCCAGTTCCGCGACATAGCGGGCGCGCTTAGCCTCAGGCAGTTCCGGCAGCGTGGCGCGCACGTCCTCGATCCACTGGTCCGGGATCAACACCGGAACGAGGTCCGGGTCCGGGAAGTAGCGGTAGTCGTGGGCCTCCTCCTTGCCGCGCATGGAGCGGGTGGTGCCGGTGTTCGGGTCGAAGAGGCGGGTTTCCTGGATCACCTTGCCGCCGTCGTCCAAGATTTCGGCCTGGCGCTCGATCTCGTACTCGATAGCCTGCTTGATGAACTTGAAGGAGTTGATGTTCTTAAGCTCCGCGCGGGTGCCGAAGACGGTGGAGCCGACCGGCATGAGCGACACGTTGGCGTCGCAGCGGAAGCTTCCTTCCTCGAGGTTGCCGTCGCAGATGCCCAGGTACATGACGATCTGGTGCAGCTTCTTGAGGTAGGCGATGGCCTCGTCCGGCGAGCGCATGTCCGGCTCGGAGACGATCTCCAGAAGGGGCGTGCAGGCGCGGTTCAGGTCGACGCAGGAATCGTCCACCCCGGGGATGTCGGCGTGCACCAGCTTGCCGGCGTCCTCCTCCATGTGGATGCGGGTGATGCCGATCCGCTTCGTTTCCCCGTCCACCTCGATGTCCAGGTGACCGTGCTGGCAGATGGGGAGGTCGAACTGGCTGATCTGGTACCCCTTGGGGAGGTCCGGGTAGAAGTAGTTCTTCCTGGCGAAGACGTTTCTCTGGGTGATGGAGCAGTTGGTCGCGAGTCCGGCGCGGATGGCGTTTTCCACCACCTGCTTGTTGAGGACCGGGAGTGCGCCGGGGAAGCCGAGGCAGACCGGGCAGGTCTGGGAGTTCGGCTCGGCGCCGAAGCGGGTCGAACAGCCGCAGAAGATCTTGGTGTTGGTGGTGAGCTGGGTGTGCACCTCAAGCCCGATGACAACCTGATATTTCATAGATAGCTCCGACAGAGTTGTTTTCTGTGTGATGCTGCCCCCCTCCCGACCTCCCCCCTCCTGGGGGAGGAGTTAACTCTCGCCCAAGCGTGGGAGTTGCTACTCCCTCCCCCGGAGGGGGAGGGCTGGGGAGGGGGGAAAGGCTAAAGCGGCGCCTTCTTCAGGTGCCACTGGGTCTCCTTCTCGAACGCGTAGGCGGTGGAGAGGATGGTGGCTTCACCGAACGGCTTGCCGATCAGCTGCAGGCCGATGGGAAGACCGGCGGCGCTGAAACCGGCCGGGATGCTGATGCCGCAGGTGCCCGCCAGGTTCACCGGAATGGTGAAGATGTCGGAAAGGTACATCTGCAGCGGGTCGGCCAGTTTCTCCCCGATCTTGAAGGGGGGCGTCGGCGCGATCGGGGTCAAGAGTACGTCCACCTCGTTGAAGGCGTTCAGGAAATCCTGCATGATCAGGGTCCTGACCTTCTGGGCCTTGACGTAGTAGGCGTCATAGTAGCCGGAGGAGAGGGCGTAGGTCCCGAGCATGATCCTTCTCTTCACCTCGGAGCCGAAGCCCTCGGCGCGGGTCTTGGCGAACATCTCCTTCAGGCCGCGCGCGTCCTCGGCGCGGTGCCCGAAGCGGACGCCGTCGTAGCGTGCCAGGTTGGAGCTCGCCTCGGCGGTGGCGATCAGGTAGTAGGTGGCGACGGCGTATTCGGTGTGCGGCAGGCTCACCTCGCGCATCTCGGCGCCCAGGCTCTTGTAGAGGGCGATCGCCTCGTCCATGGCGCGCTTCACGTCGGGGTCGAGACCCTCGATGAAGTACTGCTTCGGGAGACCGATCTTCAGCCCCTTGACGCCCGTGGCAAGCCCGGCGACGTAGTCGGGGACCGGGGTGTTGACCGAGGTGGAGTCTTTGGGGTCGTGCCCGGCAACGGCACCCAAAAGGAGCGCGGCGTCGGTGACGTCACGGGTGAGCGGCCCGACCTGGTCCAAGGACGAGGCGTAGGCGATCACGCCGTAGCGGGAGACGCGGCCGTAGGTGGGCTTCAAACCGACACAGGAGCAGTGCGAAGCGGGCTGGCGGATGGAGCCGCCGGTGTCGGTGCCGAGGGTCGCGGTCGCGGTGCGCGCGGCGATGGCGGCGGCGGAACCGCCGGAGGAGCCGCCCGGGGTGCACTCGAGGTTCCAGGGGTTCTTCACCGGCCCGAAGTAGGAGGACTCGTTGGAGCTTCCCATGGCGAACTCGTCCTGGTTCAGCTTGCCCACGATGACTGCGCCCTGCTCCTTGAGCTTGGCGACCGCGGTGCCGTCGTAGGGGGGGACGAAGTTTTCCAGGATGCGGGAGCCGCAGGTGGTGCGGATCCCCTTGGTGATGAAGATGTCCTTGAGGCCGACGGGAATGCCGGTCAAGGGGGCGATGTCGCCGGCGGCGATGCGCTTGTCTGCCGCTTCCGCCTCGACCAGTGCCTGCTCCGGGGTGACCGTGATGTAGGCGTTCACCTGGCCGTCAACCGCCTCGATGCGATCCAGCATGGCGCGGGTCGCCTCGACGGAGGAGACCTCCTTCGCCTTAAGCTTCTCGTGCAGCTCGTGTATGGTAAGGTCGAAAATTTCCATTAAAGACTCCGATCTCAAAGTTGTCGGACTAGTCCGACTAGTCCGACCAGTCTGACTGGTCCGACAGCTATTCTATTACCTTCGGCACCCTGAAAAAGCTCTCCGCGCGCTGCGGCGCGTTGGCGAGGGCGGCTTCCACGCCGATCGAGTCGGCGGGCTGGTCGGGGCGGAAGGCGTTTTCCATCGGCACCGCGTGCGAGGTCGGTACGATCCCCTCGGTATCCAGTGCGTTCAGCTTCTCGACGTAGGCGAGGATGCCGTCCATCTGTCCGGTGAAGGTGTCCAGCTCGCTGTCGGAAAGCTCCAGTCGGGCCAGCCTGGCTACGTGCTCCACCTCACTTCTCGTGATCTTCATACCTGCTCCAAATGCGCCCACGGAGGGGCGTCCTGACGTTAAAAGTGTCCCCGGTTATTATCATGAAAGGGCTGAAAAGGCAACGGGAGCTAGTCCGGGAGCACCAGCCCCGCATCGACGACGTTGGACGGCGCGCTTTCGACGGTCTGGCCGTCGACGGTGGCGACGCTGGTCACGGCGTAGCTGTAGGTTTTTCCCAGGATCACTTCCTGGTCCTGGAAGGTGTTGCCGGTCAGCGGCGCCTTGTTGAGCGGGGCGAGCGGCATCGGCTCTCCCTTTTTGCTCCGGTACACGTTGTAGCCGGCAGCGCTTCCCTGTTCCGGAGGAAGCCCCACGAAGTTCAGTGTCACCTCGTTGGGCGAGCCCGCCGCCTCCAGCACCGGGGGGAGGGGAGGGGTGACCGCCGTACGCCGCACCTTGTTGGAATCCTTGCTCTGCGCGCCGCTTTTGGTGAAGGAGCGCACCTTGTACTGGTAGGTCTGACCCTTCTTGAGGTCGAAGTCGTCGTAGATCCAGAGGCTCCCCACCTGGCGCACACCTTCGGGGAGCTCGAGATCGACCCGCACCAACTGCTTGTACGCGCTCGGGCACTCCTCGCAGTCCTCAGCCGGCGGAAGCACGTTGCGCCGGAAAAGCAGGAACCCCGCCAGGTCTTCCAGCTTGCCTCCCTTTTCCTGCTTCCCCGGGCCGGTCCAGCTTACCTGGAATTCGCCCCCCTTCTGGGGAGCGGCCAGCGTGGTGATCGGCGCCGGGACCAGCGCCTCGGGGGGAATCAGTTGTCCTCTCTTGCCGCACCCCGGCACAAGCGCGAGCGACGCGACCAGGAACAGGGGGGGCAGGAATCTACGCACGATCGCCACGGTTTAACGCCCTTCCTTGGCGCGTTCGATCTCGGCCTTGACCCGCTCCAGCGCGGTGCCGCCGGTTGCGCGGCGGGCGTTGACCGAGGCCTCCAGCGTGATGGAGCCGAAGATGTCGTCCTCGATGCGGTTGGAGAAGATCTGCCACTCGGCCAGGGAGAGTTCCGGGATGTCCATCTCGTTCTCGATGCAGTAGCGGACCGCCTTGCCGACGATCTCGTGGGCGTCGCGGAACGGGATTCCCTTTCTCACCAGGTAGTCGGCCACGTCGGTCGCGGTGGAGAAGCCGGCGCC
It encodes the following:
- the ileS gene encoding isoleucine--tRNA ligase, which translates into the protein MDYKDTLNLPSTNFPMKGNLPQREPEMLKQWGEVDIHQKIEEAGKGKPRYVLHDGPPYANGHIHIGHALNKILKDIVLKSKRMEGFAAPYVPGWDCHGLPIELQVEKNLGSKKHEISKLEMRKLCREYAAKFVGIQRAEFERLGIFGDWDEPYLTMNASYEGATARELARFAENGGLYKGKKPVHWCSSCGTALAEAEVEYADHKSPSVFVKFPLKEDLGSAVPELAGKKPSMVIWTTTPWTLPANLAIALHPELDYVALVLNSGDVVIVADGLKESFLKEIGAEGTVLAKFPSTLLEKKLARHPFYDQDSIILLGEHVTLEAGTGCVHTAPGHGQEDYELGLASGLDIYNPVDNRGRFYENIEFFGGQFVFDANKNVIEKLIEVGALLGSKEISHSYPHCWRCKKPVIFRATEQWFISMQKNDLRGRALTEINNVNWIPKWGRERIYGMIENRPDWCVSRQRSWGVPIAAFYCKSCGHVLADGTIMHRVADLFAEHTSDIWYDWDAAKFLPEGTTCPSCGKNEFEKEGDILDVWFDSGTSHAAVLELRDNLGSPADMYLEGSDQHRGWFHSSLLASVGTRGRAPYKNVLTHGFVMDGAGRKMSKSVGNVVAPEDVIKKFGADVLRLWVAAQDYRDDLRISQEILTRLSESYRRIRNTCRYILGNIHDFNPDTDCVAYADMPELDRWAMHQLELLKEKVLASYTDSEFHILYHAVNGFCTVEMSAFYLDILKDRVYTSKGDSLARRSGQTVMYKILDALVRMVAPVLSFTAEEVWAEMPGTREESVHLALFPALTPEVKDEALAARWEKIIKIRSEVSKALELARVKKVIGHSLDAAVAIKATGDTAAFLKDYEAQLAEIFIVSKAGLVGELAGDVYVAEGIEGLEVGVSAAPGEKCERCWCYSEELGKDAEHAGICPKCLAAVK
- the lspA gene encoding signal peptidase II, with the protein product MKPKYIILAAVSALVLVLDQLSKLYIDRTMTLHSSYPVIEGLFNITYLRNKGAAFGILATSSYRLPFFLLVSSIAVIVILVAVGKLRDDQTLNVASLSLIFSGALGNMIDRVRLGEVIDFLDVHWKGHHWPAFNIADSAICVGVFILAIDMILEERREKKNPPTQDAH
- the ybgC gene encoding tol-pal system-associated acyl-CoA thioesterase, encoding MEVRIYYEDTDAGGVVYHSNYISYMERARTEFLRTHGLSVREMHDMGIIFPVVHIDASFRAPARLDDLLVVRTQIATLKNSSFTVAQQVVRKEDDKLLVEAKVTLACVSPEMKARRLPNEIRELFTRLLEENG
- the glnE gene encoding bifunctional [glutamate--ammonia ligase]-adenylyl-L-tyrosine phosphorylase/[glutamate--ammonia-ligase] adenylyltransferase gives rise to the protein MSRLADLAALLLSALSEPDKADLSHQLEQVGFSYGARSVENLRLLSEMLPGERLVELALAALATPLPDMALNGFERISTVVPREVLLEICSRRAVTIQLMNICGSSPFLTNIICRDPSYLRRLFIEREIMQRRSEDEMLQALRDRVPTGTSYADLFSCLRRFKYAEMLRIAARDLNGLATLEEVTGELSALAAATLQLAYEAAFTQLVQEHGTPMENSPDGLIPAEFTIIGMGKFGGRELNFSSDIDLIYFYSSDKGECTGIPDGRGGFKNKLSLHTFFVKLAEMVSRAISQVTEDGFVFRVDMGLRPDGKAGDLASSMRSAEVYYEAWGQSWERAAMMKARPVAGSIELGQRILAALTPFIYRRYLDYNLIEDMMAMKKKIDASLARNQEGEINIKLGRGGIREIEFFIQALQLVYAGKNPHLRERNSLKALQTLYQARIIKEADCTALSDAYRFLRTVEHRIQVVQERQTHALPRKDEEMHALARRCGYLRKDGLHRFRETLEGHRRAVSAIYGDLFLSRDEKIKEEVLPEVHFFFDHNADPDLIKDMLEERHFEHPDAAYQNLLVLRDGPAKVNLTEQGRRTLEKIAPLFLQEVFHSPDPDLALANLERFLSSQRTRSSIYALLAENRDILKLLTSMFGMSEFLSKIFIGHPELLDSMTTRGYAYLQKERAAMAKELDGFITQADGFEEQLDAMRSYRHEEFLRIGMNDIYGKMKQPEVAQQLTDLADVTLAAACCIATGELARFGRPIVVEEDGTRHQAAFAIVAMGKLGGFELNYHSDLDIIYIYDGQGFTDGEKSITNREYFAKLGQKIILVLTTQTREGYAYKIDTRLRPSGNAGPLVTSLESFQSYHATEAQIWERQALTKARVTYGDPRLKEKVEQVIEQTVYGASADDNVRKEIHRLRMRMENELAKESTGSYNIKTGRGGMVDVEFIIQFLQLKYGCEHREIRSCNSLEALDAMRMLGIVSEPDYQSLAEGYRFLRRLENRLRIIHDYSMNDLGGPLKYLNKLARRLGYDPMLKNPGQALMADYERVTEAVREVYGRILGEENTKGN
- the mtnA gene encoding S-methyl-5-thioribose-1-phosphate isomerase, which produces MSFRTIEWRDNKVIMIDQTRLPAEEVYNEYTDFKGVAEAIRGMVVRGAPAIGIAAAMGVAIGAREIIADSFDTFYRQLENVCDVLGRTRPTAVNLFWGLERMKRVALQHKELDLNSIREILKAEAISIEAEDLAICKEIGRHGAALVKEGASILTHCNAGGLATAGYGTALGVIRGAHEAGKNIRVFADETRPWLQGARLTAWELMKDSIPVTLISDNMAGWLMKSGQIDFCVVGADRIAANGDTANKIGTYSVAVLAKENRIPFYVAAPISTLDLKLANGDQIPIEERSPEEVTKVQGVTIAPEGVKVRNPAFDVTPARYITGIITEKGVVRGDYERELKALVGL
- the gatB gene encoding Asp-tRNA(Asn)/Glu-tRNA(Gln) amidotransferase subunit GatB — its product is MKYQVVIGLEVHTQLTTNTKIFCGCSTRFGAEPNSQTCPVCLGFPGALPVLNKQVVENAIRAGLATNCSITQRNVFARKNYFYPDLPKGYQISQFDLPICQHGHLDIEVDGETKRIGITRIHMEEDAGKLVHADIPGVDDSCVDLNRACTPLLEIVSEPDMRSPDEAIAYLKKLHQIVMYLGICDGNLEEGSFRCDANVSLMPVGSTVFGTRAELKNINSFKFIKQAIEYEIERQAEILDDGGKVIQETRLFDPNTGTTRSMRGKEEAHDYRYFPDPDLVPVLIPDQWIEDVRATLPELPEAKRARYVAELGLPEYDAEVLVSSRELAQYYEETVARFPQAKTVSNWVMGEVSRALNEDNNRSITDCPVTPALLADMLKLMEKGTISGKIAKTVFDEMYKTGKAPEKIVEEKGLVQVSDTGAIEAMVDEVLNNNPAQVEQYRGGKETVFGFFVGQVMRASKGKANPAVVNELLLKKLKG